GCGAAAGCGCCGCAGTATTATGATATAAGTTACTTCAACGGCCTGCATGGCCGGGCGCTCCCGGCAGCGTCAGGCATAAAGGCGGTTAATCCCGACCTCAAGCTTATTGTTGAAAGCGGC
This Syntrophales bacterium DNA region includes the following protein-coding sequences:
- a CDS encoding thiamine pyrophosphate-dependent enzyme, whose translation is MLKVLTELDISKERLVFYSGIGHAAKAPQYYDISYFNGLHGRALPAASGIKAVNPDLKLIVESG